TGTTCGCGCGAAAGGTCGCGTAGCTTACGCCCTGCGACTGCAGTTGGGCGCGCAGTTGATCCTCGCTCATGTGGTTGCGCTGTTCGATCCCCTCGATAAAGCGATCAACGTCGCCGTCGTCCACTTTGTCGGCGTACTTCTGTGCTTCAGCCTGGATTAGTTGCTGGGTGATGATGGCCTTGAGCTTGGCGCTGGGCTCGTCCGGCACCGCGTCCGCGGCGGCGGACTGACCGGACTGATCCCCGGGCTTGCCCGCTTTGAAGTTATCGACGTCGTGGGAAGTGATCGGATCTCCGTCGACGTTGGCAACGACGCTATCCACCATCTCCCCGCTCAATGGCGCCTGCGGTCGTGGCGTATAGTCCGCCGCGTCGGTGGGCAGCGTACCTAGCGTCGTCGGGGCCGTGGCCGATGCGGCATTTTTGGAGCCACTCGAGAAAAGCCCAGTCGGCAGATGAAGACCCGCGCTCGAACAGCCCCCGCCGCTCAGTGCGAGTATCAGCCCACCGCCCCAGGCCGCGGCGCGGAGCGTCAGCGCGGGGTCGAACAAGGATTTGACCGTCTTAGCTTGCACTTTCACCGCGGGATTTCGTCAATTGGCGAGCGGCGCGGCGTCTGCCGATCGCCGCTCCAACTTTTCACAGGCCGCCAGCACCTGCAAGACGGCATCGATTTGCGCAAAAATCTGTTCATATTCGCCGAGCATAATGCGCACGATCACTTGATAGGCCGGGGTCAGGCGCATCGTCGCGCGATTGGCGTGGGCCAGTGCGACCAGCTTTTCCGTCTCGAGCGGGGCGTCGGGGTGGAACTTGATTTCGAGCTGATCGCCCTTGAGCAGAGCGCTCAAGATCATCAGGTCGCGCATCTGACGCCGCAGGTTCATCGCGGCGATGAGATTTTCGACCAGTGTCGGCACCGGGCCATAACGATCGCGCATCTCGTCGCGCAGTTCGTCCATCTCGGCCGCGCCGCCGGCGCGCGCGGCGCGGCGATAGAGCACCAGCCGTTCGTTCTCGTCCGGCACGAAGCTATCGGGTACGTACGCGGGAATGCCCAGCCGCAGCTCCGGCTCGAAGTCCGGGCGGATCGGCTCGCCACGCAGCTCGTGGATCGCCTGCTCCATCATCTCGGCGTAAAGCTCGAAGCCCACCGCGGTGATCTCACCGGATTGCTCTTTGCCGAGCAGGTTGCCTGCGCCGCGATGCTCGAGGTCGCGCATCGAGAGCTTGAAGCCGGTGCCCGCTTCGGCCTCGACCAGCTCGCGCAACGCGTCGATCCGGCGCTTGGCCTCGCGCGTGATAATGTGTTCGCCGGGAATCAGCAGGTAGGCATAGGCCTTGCGCTTCGAGCGCCCGACGCGGCCGCGCAACTGATAAAGCTGCGCCAGGCCGAAATGATCGGCGCGATTGATGATCATCGAGTTAGCGTTGGGAATGTCGAGTCCCGACTCGATGATCGCGGTGCAGACCAGCACGTTGATGCGATCCTCGATGAACTCGCGCATCACTTCCTCGAGCGCGTGCTCCTTCATCTGGCCGTGCGCGATGGCGATTTTGGCCTCGGGCACGAGAGCGCGTAGATGGCGCGCCATATAGTCGATATTTTCGACGCGGTTGTGCACGAAGAACACCTGGCCGCCGCGATTCAGCTCGCGGATGATGACGTCGCGAATCAGGGCGTCGTCGAAGTGGGCGACGAAGGTGCGAATCGCCTGGCGATCGGGCGGCGGGGTCTGAATCACCGAGAGGTCGCGTATCCCGAGCATCGCCATGTGTAGCGTGCGCGGAATCGGCGTCGCCGTCAGGGTGAGCACCTCGACCAGTTTGCGCAGGCGCTTGATGCGCTCCTTGTCGGCGACGCCGAAGCGATGCTCCTCGTCGATAATCAACAGTCCCAGCTTGGGAAATTCGACATCGGCCTGAAGCAGGCGATGGGTTCCGATGACGATATCGACGAGGCCCTTGCGCAGCTCCTCGATGACGCGGCGATTCTCCTTCAGCGAGCGGAAGCGCGAGACCATCTCGATCCGCACCGGATAGTCCTTGAAGCGGTTGCGGAAGTTGTTCCAATGCTGTTCGGCGAGCACGGTCGTCGGGGTTAACACCGCGACCTGCCGCCCGTCCATCGCACAGATAAACGCGGCGCGGAGCGCGACTTCCGTCTTGCCGAAGCCGGCGTCGCCGCAGATCAGGCGGTCCATCGGCTTGGGCCGCGCCATGTCGCGAATGACCTCGTCGATTGCGGCCTGCTGATCCGGGGTCTCCTCGAACTCGAAGCGCTCGGCGAAATCTTCGTAGTCGCGCCCCGGATGGAGAAAGGCATGGCCGTCGATGGCCTCGCGCGCGGCATAAATGTCGATCAGGTCGGAGGCCATCGCGAGCACGGCCTCGCGCGTGCGCTTTTTGACCCGATCCCACGAACCGCTGCCGAGCCGATCGAGCTTGGCCTCGGCGCCTTCGCCGCCGACGTAACGCTGCACCAGATTGATGCGCTCGACCGGGACGTACATGGTGTCGCTGCCGGCATACTCGAGGTTAAGAAAGTCGCCTTCGAGATCCGCCACCTTCATGTGTTTGAGCCCGCGATACTTGCCGATGCCGTGCTCGATATGGACGACCAGATCGTCGGGCCGGAGCTCCTCGAGATTGAGAAACGCGCCCTTGCCGCTGCTCTTGCGCGTCCGCCGCCGCGCCCGCGGCTCGCCGAAGAGATCCTCTTCGCTGTAGATGTACAAGCCGTCATGCTGCAAGACGGCGCCCGCGGCGATCTCGCCCTCCATGATGACCGGGCGGAAGTCAGGCCATTCGAGCAGTTGCGCGAAGCTCGGGCATTCCTGGTTAATTTCGAGGTCGTAGGCTTCGAGATGACGGCGCAACCGCGCCGCCTGATTGGCGCCCTCGACCACCATCAGGGCGCGTCCCTGCGAGCGCCGAATCTCCTTGAGCTCGACCGCCAGCGGCTCGAAGGAAGGCGCCGCGCGCGCGCCGGTCAGCTCGACCGCGCCCAGGCGCAGGCTCGGCTGCGATTTGATCTCGATGGGCAGCGCCCAGCCTTCGCGCGGCGCGGCGACCGTGATGAGCGATCCGGCCTCGACCGCGGTCATGGCGGAGAGCGCGCGCTCGAGCTCGTCGAGGCGCAGATACAGGGTCTCGGCAGCTGGAAAAAAGACTGGCTTGGCCTGCGCCGCCGCGGCCTCCGCTTCGATCCGTTCGGCCAGCCGCTCGGCCTCGGCGAGGATGCGGCCGGGTTCAAGCATCCACGCCACCGTCTGCTCCGGGATGTAATCGAAAATCGATTGCAGCCCGCTGTCGTAGAGAAAAGGCGTCAGCAGTTCGACCCCGGGAAAAAGCAGGCCGTTCTCGAGCGTTTCGAGCAGCTCGCCGGTCTCCTTGCGCACCATCCCGATCTCCGCGCAGCGGATCGCGACACGATCGCTTAGTTGCTTTTCGCGCAAGGCGGCCGCTGGAACGTAGCGCGTGCGAATGATCGTCGCTTCTTCGACCTCGCCTAGCGAGCGCTGGCTCGCCGCGTCGAAGTGACGAATCGAGGTTACCTGATCCTCTTCCAGCTCGAAGCGCACGGGATTGTGATGAAGCGGCGAAAAAACGTCGACGATGCCGCCGCGCACGCTGAAATCACCCGGCTCCTCGGTTTGCGGCACGCGCTGATAGCCCATGCCGCCGAGCGCATCGACGAGCGCGTCAAGATCGAGCCGATCGGCGAAAGTAATGCGAAACACCGATTGCTCGAAGGCCGCCCGCGGAATCGTTCGCATCATCAGGGCTTCGATCGAAGTCACGATCGTGGGTTCCGGCGTGCGGGTCAAAGCGTAGAGGGCCGCGAGCTGCGCGGCCTGGAGATCAGATGGGGGTGAGACCTGAGCGAACGGACGCAACTCCCAGGTGGGCAAGAGATGGAGGCGGCTAGTGGCGGCGTCGGCGGCGGGCGGCTGATCGAGAAAGAAAGCGAGATCACCCGCCAAGGCCTCGGCCTGCGCCGCGAGCGGAGCGATCACGACCAGCGGCCGATTCAAGGTCAGCGCGACCTCGCGGATCATCAAGGCGTTGGCGGCGCCCTTGAGTCCCATCACGGGAAAGCGCCTCTCAGCGCTGCGCTCGATGCGCGCCTTAAGCTCGCTCGCCGCTTCCTTCAGGCTTCTTTCCACGAACCTCTATAAAAGGGCGTATATAATAAGGACGCACGAATACATCGGCACGCCGTGCGACCCGACGCGGGCGACCCGCGAAGGATTTCGATAACCTGCCGATGACCCAGCGATTATAGCAGACGTGACACCGGTGATTCGCGATCGCGAATATCCGCGGATCAGTTTGTGTCGCCGGCGGTATGCGTGGCGTCCGGACTGCCCTCGGCGAGGCCATCGGCGGCGTCGTGCGGGCGGCCGAGCTTGATCGGCACCTTCAGGGTTTCGTGTATGCCATCCTGATGGAATCTGACCACGGTCAGGTAGATCGTGTCGCCCGGCTTGAGCGGCGCGAGCGCAGTTTCGAGCGCGCCGGTGCTATCGACGCGATTATCGTCGATCGCGACAATCAAGTCGCCGTCGGCGCCCAATTTGCCGGCCTTCTTGAGCAAGGGCATAAGTATCAGATTGAGCGGCGCCATCATCTCGCCCGCGGTGGCGCCGCTGGCGCCCATCTTGGTGACCGCGCCCTGTCCGCGCAGTCCGGCTTTCTCGGCCGGACTATCGGGGTCGACGCGGACGACCTCGAGGCCATGAACCTCAGCGCCGGGCGTGTCGTCGGATTCGATATACTGCACTGACACCCCGAGATACGGCAGATTCGCCGGCGGGGCGGGCTGCTCTTCGCTCGCGGGCGGTGGCGGTTCCGCTGCGCGCTCATCGAGTTGGTCAGCAGGTGGCGCGGGCGGTTCGGCCACTGTCGGAGTCCGTACGATCCGTGGCGGCAGCTCGAGGGCGCTGTCGGTCTGCGCGCGCACCGGGTCGCGCGCAAAGAGTAGGATAGCCACGCCGAGCATCGAGGGCGCGATTCTCTTCCTCAAGCTCATCGGGTTTCTATTTTAGCTGTCCGCCGCGTCGTCTTTAAACCGGCGGATTTGGCGCTTCTGCTCAAGGGCTGGTCGCGTTTCAATATCGCGGCGCTCTTGTTTATACTCCCGACCGGGGATTACCCTGCAAACCGGGCGGGATCGCTCTCGAAGCGTCCCACTGACTGCGAAACCAGCTAAGGCGAGGCCGGCGTGCGAATGCGTTGCACACATCTGACGATTATTCTTGCGTTCTTGGCCGGGTTGGCGCTTGTGCCTGGGCGGCTCGCCGCTCAAACCGACACCGGCTCGAACCCCGACACCAATGGGCTCGAGGGGGCG
This region of Candidatus Binataceae bacterium genomic DNA includes:
- a CDS encoding peptidylprolyl isomerase, with protein sequence MKVQAKTVKSLFDPALTLRAAAWGGGLILALSGGGCSSAGLHLPTGLFSSGSKNAASATAPTTLGTLPTDAADYTPRPQAPLSGEMVDSVVANVDGDPITSHDVDNFKAGKPGDQSGQSAAADAVPDEPSAKLKAIITQQLIQAEAQKYADKVDDGDVDRFIEGIEQRNHMSEDQLRAQLQSQGVSYATFRANIRKQVQAMTMFQHEVRDKTVIPDSEIDAYYKDHPDEFSVTEEKYRLAQILIMVPSDATPEQVAAAQRKAEDVRSQAVKSGDFAGLARQFSDDDSKSKGGELGVFSATDLNDDIAAGIKDVKIGDISKVIRTKHGFHIVKVEAHQVPGTVPLAEVKNQIREKLQGEQSKEYFDKWVDQDLVKEHYVETTQ
- a CDS encoding PDZ domain-containing protein encodes the protein MSLRKRIAPSMLGVAILLFARDPVRAQTDSALELPPRIVRTPTVAEPPAPPADQLDERAAEPPPPASEEQPAPPANLPYLGVSVQYIESDDTPGAEVHGLEVVRVDPDSPAEKAGLRGQGAVTKMGASGATAGEMMAPLNLILMPLLKKAGKLGADGDLIVAIDDNRVDSTGALETALAPLKPGDTIYLTVVRFHQDGIHETLKVPIKLGRPHDAADGLAEGSPDATHTAGDTN
- the mfd gene encoding transcription-repair coupling factor; protein product: MERSLKEAASELKARIERSAERRFPVMGLKGAANALMIREVALTLNRPLVVIAPLAAQAEALAGDLAFFLDQPPAADAATSRLHLLPTWELRPFAQVSPPSDLQAAQLAALYALTRTPEPTIVTSIEALMMRTIPRAAFEQSVFRITFADRLDLDALVDALGGMGYQRVPQTEEPGDFSVRGGIVDVFSPLHHNPVRFELEEDQVTSIRHFDAASQRSLGEVEEATIIRTRYVPAAALREKQLSDRVAIRCAEIGMVRKETGELLETLENGLLFPGVELLTPFLYDSGLQSIFDYIPEQTVAWMLEPGRILAEAERLAERIEAEAAAAQAKPVFFPAAETLYLRLDELERALSAMTAVEAGSLITVAAPREGWALPIEIKSQPSLRLGAVELTGARAAPSFEPLAVELKEIRRSQGRALMVVEGANQAARLRRHLEAYDLEINQECPSFAQLLEWPDFRPVIMEGEIAAGAVLQHDGLYIYSEEDLFGEPRARRRTRKSSGKGAFLNLEELRPDDLVVHIEHGIGKYRGLKHMKVADLEGDFLNLEYAGSDTMYVPVERINLVQRYVGGEGAEAKLDRLGSGSWDRVKKRTREAVLAMASDLIDIYAAREAIDGHAFLHPGRDYEDFAERFEFEETPDQQAAIDEVIRDMARPKPMDRLICGDAGFGKTEVALRAAFICAMDGRQVAVLTPTTVLAEQHWNNFRNRFKDYPVRIEMVSRFRSLKENRRVIEELRKGLVDIVIGTHRLLQADVEFPKLGLLIIDEEHRFGVADKERIKRLRKLVEVLTLTATPIPRTLHMAMLGIRDLSVIQTPPPDRQAIRTFVAHFDDALIRDVIIRELNRGGQVFFVHNRVENIDYMARHLRALVPEAKIAIAHGQMKEHALEEVMREFIEDRINVLVCTAIIESGLDIPNANSMIINRADHFGLAQLYQLRGRVGRSKRKAYAYLLIPGEHIITREAKRRIDALRELVEAEAGTGFKLSMRDLEHRGAGNLLGKEQSGEITAVGFELYAEMMEQAIHELRGEPIRPDFEPELRLGIPAYVPDSFVPDENERLVLYRRAARAGGAAEMDELRDEMRDRYGPVPTLVENLIAAMNLRRQMRDLMILSALLKGDQLEIKFHPDAPLETEKLVALAHANRATMRLTPAYQVIVRIMLGEYEQIFAQIDAVLQVLAACEKLERRSADAAPLAN